AAGTCGTCAATGCATACCAGGTGACACTAGTGGCCGTGATCTATGAAGAAAATCACTGTCCCAGAGAAAAGATGCAATAAGAACATGTAGAAACTCTAAAGACCATGAAAGCCGACCGAATCCATATGGATCCACCAAAAACCTAAACGGATTGGATCCCGGAAGATCTGCTGGAGACACAGCTCCACACAACATTTGCTGATGAAAATAAACAAGGATAGGGCTGGGAGAACATAATTCCTACCATGGGGAAACATCGCCGCTTCGCCACTCCAAACCAAACACAAAGACTATTTAAAGAAAATCTGATCTTTTACCCATTTTATGACATGTCCGGGTCTAATGTCGTGATTGCCGCCATCCAGAACCATGCACTGACACCCTCTTCTCCGATGATCCAGCCAGGACGGACCAGCTATGCAGAATACCATGCTGGATCCCTTCAATCGTCATGGTTTCATCAATGCCGCCATCACTCACCACTCAATGAAGACTGTTGCTCGAGAGCACTCTCCTTCCCCGTCCCACAAAACCCTCGAACACTTCCACatgagccccccccccccaaatctTACCTCCACGCTACCGCGGCGCCGCACGGGCTTTGCCCGGCGATGCTTCCTGGCAGCGGCGAGATGGGTAGATGACAGTGACGGCAAGAGTTACTTGGACGCCCGCCTCGTCACCTCTGCAACGAGCCCTCCTTGAGGGATGTGTATATTTTTAGCTTTACTTTAGCTTACACCCCACAAAAATCCGTCTACGGTCActttttttttgtgtgtgtgtgcataAATTCATTATGATATCGTTGTTCATGGTTTGCTTTTGTAGAACGATGGTTGAGGCTGCACTTGTTGACCAAAAGATTGAAGGTGATATCATTGACCAAAAGATCGAAGGTGATACCAGGGGCATAAACTTGGTAAGAATTAATTAAAGTCATTAGTAATATCAGGGCCAAACATCCTCTACCATTACAATTGTTTAGCGAATTAGTATGATGTATTTGTTTTTGTTACTTAACTTTTCAAAACTAGTTTATCACTAAAACTTGTATTTCTTTTGCGGGTGAATCACTAAAACTTGTATGCACACTAGTTACACGTTTTGATCATCCAGGAAAATGCTTGATCTTCAGAAGCCTCCCATCGCTCCCATGCCAGGGGCATGTAAACCGTAACCCAAACCTTAATTTTCCTTGCTTTCGCTTCTCTGCCACCACCACCAGGCAATGTGACTTTTATTTTCTCTGCACACCCATGTTAGTTAACTATTAGCTGCAAAGACAAAAGAATGTAGTAACAACATAATGGAGAAGAAACATTGAGACGACGCTAGAAATTCTCACAAAAGCAGAACATCCGGTCATTTCGCCTAGCAGATCAATTTAGCACAACCATTAGACCTTCATAACTCCATCTAGATTTTTTGTGGAATCATATTTTTAAAACTGGTGGGGCATTCCTCCTTTTAATGTAGTTAGATGTTCATGGACCGGCCTTGGGTTGTTCTATTATCCGGGAGAACAGATACTCAAAAACTTATAAACTATTTTGGACACAATGAAATATCATTTTAATATTAAGAGGCTGCTTAGTCTGGTGTAAAAAAATATATGCAGGCAATCCAAAACAATTGGCCACCGATTGGTCAGCAGCCAACTTATCTTTTGAACCTCTCAAAATTGCCACAATGAGTTGCCAAATGTTGGTATGCCAGAACATTGAAAAGCCAATATTTGGCATGCAACCAAGCACACTCGAAAAGCGTGCCAATTTTTGTGCAAAATATGACTATATGCTTGCTTCGACAAAAATACAAATTTGTACAACCCGAGTCCTGTATGTTATACTATTCAAATGTAATTCTGGTGCAAAATATGACCATATACTTTTTTTGTACAAAGTCTTTGCGACTATATGTTTGCATTTTTTTAAATGTACATACTATACCATGATTAATGTCCATCAAATGTTTCATAAATACACATATTTCAAGGGGGCAATGGAGAAAATATAAGTTCTGCACACAACCATTTCACTGGTGATATATTCACTCGCTGAACTAAGCATATTTATCTATCATGTTTTTTCCAATTAATAAAAACCAACTATGCCTCACAGTTTTTTGAAACACCATGCAGGCAGTAACAGGGATGTCGAGGTGGAGCCCATATGTCTTAACAGCATAACAATTCGAGGTGGACGGTACATATATTCGCTTGAATTTTCGTACAATGACGAACACGGATTGGAACACCATGCAGGCCCATGGGGAGTTTGCGATTACTTAACTGATGGCATCCTTAGTACGGTGAGTATCAATATCTCTTTCAAGCTATATATTTTAACCATGCAAGAGAGCTGCATGTTATTCATTGAGAAAGAAGAGGATACACCACCAAATTTCAAACTATATATGCTTTCAATACAAAATTAAGAGCATACATTTTTTTCTTTTAGATTGATCTTGGAGAAGCAGAGTTTCTGACGGGGATTTCCGGAACAATTAATTCTTCTAACCAATATGCAAGCAAAATTATAGATTCACTTACGCTTATCACCAATGTCCGTAATTATGGACCTTTTGGAGGAGTAGGAGGAACTCATTTTTGTAGTCCGCTCATGGGCAACGCTAGTATTGTTGGCTTCTTTGGCCGTTCTGGACATGTTGTTGATGCAATCGGCCTCTATGTGAACCTTGCGAGAGGACCAATGGAGAAACAGGTACCAATTTACTTGCAATGAGTCCTATTTGATTTAACCACTTTAAAAAAATACATAGGCTGGGTGTATACCCTTATtccaaaaaataataatattttCTCGGTTTTCTCATCCATTGGTTCGCAATCAGGATTTGATTACCAAGGTTGATCTATGGGGAGGTAATTCAGGGCAGGCGCATGACTTGGACGTGGTACCACGACGTTTGATAAGCGTGGTAGTTCTTAGTGGCGAGGTAATTGATTCACTCAAGTTTACGTACAGCGACTGCGATGGACATCAGCACACTGCTGGTCCGTGGGGAGGATCGGATGCATCTCAGAGTATGAACAATCATATGGTCAGTGTCAGTGGTCCTAACATTACTTTGTCGCCATAAGGAAGCGAAAATTTATTTGTCTATAGCTTATGTTAATCAATGTATAACATCATCTATATTCATAAGTATGCATTCCCAAGCTTTATATACCCCATGTGTGTATGCATTATACCTTTTTAAAATTTCAAATGTGTGAATATACCTataatttttgatgatttttgtACATGGGTACATAGAAAAGATAATATATCGACCTGAAATAGCAAATATTAGATGCACTATTACAAATCCAGCAAAATATTCACCACATAGCATATGTGGCATAtctaaaaaatccacaaaaaaaTATTGTTCTGATGTATCTCACACGTTAAAGTACTATTTATTACTGAAATAATAGAAATATGTAGAATACGTCAATATGTACATGTAATTATTTCCATATTTTTTAGAGTTTTAAAATATAACTTTCAAAAAAATCCAAGCTCACTGGAGCATGAACTCCAGATGTGGGCGCTCATGGTGGTAGTACATACTCACACGAGTATACaaaatgtactccctccgtttttatttacttcgcatattagagttgactgaagtcaaacttcgtaaagtttgaccaagtttatagaaaataatataaacat
Above is a window of Triticum urartu cultivar G1812 unplaced genomic scaffold, Tu2.1 TuUngrouped_contig_10395, whole genome shotgun sequence DNA encoding:
- the LOC125526528 gene encoding agglutinin-like yields the protein MPHSFLKHHAGSNRDVEVEPICLNSITIRGGRYIYSLEFSYNDEHGLEHHAGPWGVCDYLTDGILSTIDLGEAEFLTGISGTINSSNQYASKIIDSLTLITNVRNYGPFGGVGGTHFCSPLMGNASIVGFFGRSGHVVDAIGLYVNLARGPMEKQDLITKVDLWGGNSGQAHDLDVVPRRLISVVVLSGEVIDSLKFTYSDCDGHQHTAGPWGGSDASQSMNNHMILLGRSEVVKEVSGTIGPNSSVPDFVSSLLLATNTSSHGPFGEGRGIPFRIPLQDNDSIVGFFAQAEKHINAIGFYLESMEIKDNDGPPCANTKLEGDIKEPYMTCITKIGPWGANNHNYKDIEVAPLCLNSITIRSGDVVFSLAFSYSDNNGKQHHAGPWGASAGFSYGSFDTVSV